Sequence from the Phragmites australis chromosome 11, lpPhrAust1.1, whole genome shotgun sequence genome:
TCATAAGACATTCTTTTAGAAATCTATTCAGTCCTGGAAAATATCttgaaaaagggaaaagaaaaaaatgtttaaCAAAAGGCCCCTCCGAATCCTACATTATTCTATCATATACATAGTGATGAAATCACGGACCCAACTAATCCACTCCCCTGCGCCGAGCGGAGCACCGAGCTCCGAGCCGCCTCGCCCAGCCATTACATACCCGCCACGTGTCCAGACACAACCTTAGCCTCCCGGTTGAGCGGCCACACGAGATCCGCACCGCCAGTACCCTCCCCTGACTCCTCACCGTCCGATCCGAGAGGCGCGTCCTGCGAACGGCCGCGATGAACGCAGCCCGCCCTTCTATTCTCCTACCAGAACCaatattctaaaaaaatctaaaaaatcgAACAATAAAATAATTTCCTAAGTAGACGTCGCCACAGCGCCAGTGGAGActggagaggagggaggaggaagaatccGACTCCAAGTCTTCGAGCTCCCGATTTGGTAAATTTTTTCCCCTCCGCAAGTGTGATGCTTCCGTGTGTCTATCATCTTTTCGTTTATTTAAGCGCGTTGCTTTGATCCAAGGGTTTGGCACCTGTTCCTTCCCTCCCTCCGGCGCAATCTTGCCTGGCGATTTTTCTTCGTGGTTTTTTTATGTAAATCTTGGCCGGGATACTTGCGAGCTAGGCATTGATTCGGCTTTAAGCGGTCGAGGTGAATTTGCTCGGTGTGGTTCTGAAGCTTTGGTTCTTCTGGTTCTTGTTGCTGTTGGTTGTTCATCGGTTCTTGAATCTTTCAGCCAATTGGTGTGGAGCCTAGCCATGATTGGTGAGGCCGTTCTTGGACAGGGAGATTTTTTTTAGGTATGTGATATTATCTTGCTTTGGCTTTCCTTTTGGGTTGATCTTTTCTTGACGGTGGACTTGGTCTTTAGCGAGCCTCTAACGTTTTATGGGACCATTAAATGGTCGAGAAAATGTGATGGCAAATTAGTTTCTTGTGTTGCAACTGGGGTTCCTCTTTCTTGTGACATGTTAATAATCATTTGGAGGACATCATTACCTtgttatgtacttttgaattgGCCTTGTGGTTGGGATGGTTGGTATCTGGTTGGTTTCTAGGACAGTATGGAATAAGATCAATACAGTTTAGTTTGTTAAATTAGAACAGTCGACTTCTTGATTCCTTTCTCTGACAAGAACTCTAGATTCTAGGCGGCACTGTGTACTCTGTGTTTGAGTTGCCATGGAATTTATCAATATGGGGTTTCAAATTTAGGCTGTTCTTTCCAGATTCGATTACAAAGTAAAAACTGCTGTGAAAGACTATATAGACATTGGTAACTTGGTGATCCCAGAAAGGATATCCTACAATGATGGCATGTGTAGAAATTGATGAGAATCATTTCCGTGTTTATGAGCAATTGATGTGCATTGCATACATCCCTAAGTGCTAACAATGATGGTAAGGCTCACATCTATGCACAAATTTGCATGTACGCACACACAACTCAGGGTATTAGGACGAATAATCAGGTCAAACGCTTACAGGATGGAATATAAGCCCAGAACGTCTTTCAGAGAAGCTGAATTCAGTCTATTGTTCTACTTCAATCCTGTCTAATGGAGAACCATATATCGAATGTCAGGGTGCTCAAATGAATGAAgtatttcctttttatttcccTAACGGTTGTCATATGGTAACTGTATACAACATTTGCAAATGCTGACTCAAATAAAATTGTAGATTGGCATCTCATATTGTATGTTGCTGTTATATTTGAGTCAACTGTCATGCTTATATTGCCTAGCTATATTATTGCCTGTATTACTACCTTCCAAAAGATATTAACTTCCCTACTTAAAGAGAGATAGTTAAATAGTTTATTGATATCAAATGTTCCTTTTCTTTCAGGAGGAGTGGTAGTGACCTGCTGCTGTAGGGGGGAAAAAGACCAAAGTGCATTATCTTGGAAAATGTGCATTTTGCTAGCTTGATCATAAATCAAAGCAGCTCCATTTCTGGGAACGCAGCCAGTCATTTCCATGCAGCCTTTCGGTTGATGGATGTTCCTCCTGTTGAATCAGAAAGATTTAGTCAAACAGATAGTCATCCTTTACTCATGGAGCATGCCATTGGTATCCCAAGGGATGATGTTGCTTCTTCGTCGACATCTCGTCGAGACAATCATGATGGCATGGATCAATTGCCTCATGTCTCAGAAAGTTCTTCTGGAACAACTACCGCATTTAACTTTGAGAATGCTCCTCTACCAAGAAGAGATGATAACCGCAGTCGTCGTCAGCAAAGTCCTTTGAATTCTGGCTTCTGGATCTCAATTGAACTGGTTGTGAATCTTAGCCAGATTATAGCTGCTATTTGTGTTCTGTCTGTGTCAAGGAATGAACATCCACATGCTCCATTGTTTGAATGGGTCATTGGTTATACAGTAGGTTGTATTGCAACTCTTCCTCATCTATACTGGCGCTATCTACAATGCAACCGCCTGGCCACTGGGCAAGAGTCAGCAACTCAGAACTTCCCTCCAAACAACACCCCTGAAAGTAATTCTTATACGACAATTTCAGCCCCTCATGTGTCTGAAACCACTGGCACAAATGGAGTCTCAAGAAACAATGTGGTCACCACAAATCCAAGGTAACAGATTCTAGTCTTCAGTTACATGATTGATGTTCTTACTTTCGTTATACGTACAGAATCTATATCTGCGAGATACTGTAACAAGTTGCATGACACTTGTATGCATcgtttttgcaagaaattttacGTTACATTCTACTCTCTCAAGTACCAGGTGTCCAGATGAAATCAGACCGTTCCCATGGGCATTGTGACCTTATTTACGTAAACCCTAAATTGCTAAAGTATCTCTAAACTAGCCAATACATTCTGTCACCCAAATACTCAATGTCCCAGCTATCCGAGAAGTTTCACCACTCACTCTGCTTCGTGACACCAAcaactaaaatttgatatatGCACATCCTCAATTCTATGTGTGATTAATGTTTTGGGTTACCTTGGCTAGAGGGGGTTAACTCAAGGTTTGACCATGTGTGGATCCTGAACCATTAGGTATCGTCCAGAATGATGCATTGAGCCCTGAGTGGTATGGTAACTCGAGAGAATTAATCTTGCAAGAAATGTTTTTTGTGTTTTCGGAAATCATATGTATTTGCTTTCTTTCCCCTCGAGAAGTAACAGTCCATATAATACTTGGTGCAGGAGTATGACTAATCCTATCTGATCTGACCCGTTAGATAAAAAAGAAATGGATAGTCCATGAAAATTGCTTGGCAGTTGGCACCATAAAAGAACTCATTGCAGTAATATGTCTGAAGTTCTGTAATTCTGTTGTTCTGGTGATATTTCATTGCAGTTTAGCTATGTAAGGTCAATACAGGTCATCAGAATCCAAAATACTTCGTTGGCTAACTTCTTCTCAGTTCAGTCTCTGAGTTGCATCCTCCATGTTGTAGGGCCCAAGCTTTCGCTGAACACTTCAAAATGGCCCTGGACTGTTTCTTTGCTGTGTGGTTTGTTGTGGGAAATGTGTGGATATTTGGTGGACGTTCTTCTGCCCATGTCGCTCCCAACTTGTACAGGTGTGCTCCTACCCTGCCATGATGCAGTATTTTTGCAACTTATTTTAGATGTCTGATCGGGTAATCATGTTTTCAGGTTGTGTATAGCCTTCCTCACATTCAGCTGCATCGGCTATGCTATGCCTTTCGTTCTCTGTGCATTGATATGTTGCTGCCTGCCCTGCATAATCTCTGTAATGGGCTTTCGTGAAGATTTGAACCAAAACCAAGGTGCTACTGCAGAAGCAATCAATGCCTTGGGCACATACAAGTTTAAATCGAAGAAGGCTCATAATGGAGAGGGAAatgaaggtggtggtggagtcTTTGCTGCTGGAACAGACAAGGAGCGGGTTGTTTCTGCTGAAGATGCTGTGAGATTTTCTCTTGCACTAATGTTAACTTGACCACTATATTTCTGCTCATGCATAATGTAAAACTGAGTCGTGCTTTTTGGTCAACAGGTTTGCTGTATCTGCTTGGCAAGGTATGTGGACAATGATGATCTCCGGATGCTCCCTTGCTCTCATTTCTTCCATAAGGATTGTGTTGACAAATGGCTCAAGATAAATGCACTGTGTCCCCTTTGCAAAGCTGAGATTGACGGTGTTGCAACGACTGCTCCAACCATTGGCTTTGGGCGCCACCACAGTGATAACAGGGTAGGAAACGACATTGAATCACAACTGTAGCTACCCCTCCTTCCACAAGGATGGCATCCTTTGATGTGGCTTACACGAGCAATTTGTAAATTATAGAGCGAGATAGATTATACGATGGATGAGTCCTTGCATGATCCAGCAAGTTTGTTTCTGATTGACTAATGTCTCTTATTGTCAATACATATTGCTTCTAGCTTCGTTCCCTCCAAAGTTATCATTGAACAGCATACATTTCTGAATGCTGAAAGCTGATATGAGCCCATTGATGGTGAAATGCAGTCCTGAATCCTGATAGTGCTAACAGCTGCTACCCCTCAATGCAGTGCGGCTGCATTTGCCCTCAATTCAGAAACTTCTCtctcaaaatattgaaaagccTTTTAGTCTCGCACAAAACTTCACAGGTTAGATTGCTATGTCACGTGCAGTTTCTTGGGGAAAGAAAATGATAAGAGAACCTAAGGCAGCAACCATCAATTCTTTACACACCCAAACTCCCTACTAAATCAGATGCTAGACAATACTGGCAAATAACATGCAGCAAGTGCAGATGGCCAAGCATGCTTTGGTGCTACTGCAGTACTTGTGCTGCTCTCCCTGCTGGAGCCTAGAGCTAGCACAGAATGCCATTGCAAATTGGTTTAACACAAAAAAGGTGTCAAGAAACACAAGAACGAACTGTGCCCATGCTTCGCCAAGCATAAACGTGCGATGCTTCAAGAATCTGAGACTAATCCACTGAAATAACCTAACTTTGATCGAACAAATAATTGAGATGAGATGTCGTATCAGAAGGATCGCTACCGAATCGCGATAACTGGAGGTACTTCTGGTGCATTACAAGCGCACACAATCTTCTCAATACATAGGATCGTGAGTTCGTGACTGGTAGCTAGATGGATCATTGAATGAAACAATTGGCTGATCAGGTGAGATGCATAGGCCCAAAGCAACATTCTACAAGCATATCAAACATATGCCCTTGCATTTACAGGCAAAAACAGAGCATCTGCGTACCTGAACTGGCTGAACCCAAGTGGTGTTGGTGTGGTGCCATGTTAGGATGCTACAGATCTTTGAATGATAGAGACACAAGTGGGGAGCATACAAACT
This genomic interval carries:
- the LOC133884887 gene encoding E3 ubiquitin-protein ligase At1g63170-like, with translation MDVPPVESERFSQTDSHPLLMEHAIGIPRDDVASSSTSRRDNHDGMDQLPHVSESSSGTTTAFNFENAPLPRRDDNRSRRQQSPLNSGFWISIELVVNLSQIIAAICVLSVSRNEHPHAPLFEWVIGYTVGCIATLPHLYWRYLQCNRLATGQESATQNFPPNNTPESNSYTTISAPHVSETTGTNGVSRNNVVTTNPRAQAFAEHFKMALDCFFAVWFVVGNVWIFGGRSSAHVAPNLYRLCIAFLTFSCIGYAMPFVLCALICCCLPCIISVMGFREDLNQNQGATAEAINALGTYKFKSKKAHNGEGNEGGGGVFAAGTDKERVVSAEDAVCCICLARYVDNDDLRMLPCSHFFHKDCVDKWLKINALCPLCKAEIDGVATTAPTIGFGRHHSDNRVGNDIESQL